A DNA window from Trypanosoma brucei brucei TREU927 chromosome 11 chr11_scaffold01 genomic scaffold, whole genome shotgun sequence contains the following coding sequences:
- a CDS encoding cell division cycle protein CDC45, translating to MADTLSPWDRINRFYHITRKPIHLFVAYHADAAAASLTLTSLLKACFIPFNLHPIAEYAEARDIIQRTSLAQDAELQVGDAAPVDELFLLIGLGASVALFSFFDLQRHIVLVLDSYRPFLLENLRACDSDRLVIWGQEKIHEEVDDFFRTQREQEKARRRRRRRRQMHRRRVRQHAEGDVEEDEVSDEASSSDDDDDDENDDEYGDDDEMTPSQSQERLDWLREDVPAHLERLYYAAECAGKSCALEMYDLAILLNRVKEPVLWHAALGVCDLFKRRLVDYGTYITDMRRIHNEVKLRKGIRHGLLDDLTNDTVNRYHKQVSSSNTMQLSSLEEDQLFLLRHLSLWNAMWLHPVVAGLLSLHRVEEGLGTLRQLLARCGVSAKVAQQPWRELPDDVKKDSCQLVRNELKQLLRTRGSFIKNPIQIQCVARTTGYSVEVSTFDICTLFTALLSAAPPSTIYTTSKDETTMKEKLREFRREQFWRAHDIIDADPNSPAFGAAVKEAQALHESVATATSALMQPGMMQSTKGIHYTQPADPTNTSTALETFGCPFRLGVLVERLLYTLTVERGLGKYTRDVRPVLLSCYIPRFTAAPEQQQQQQQHQQQQQQAEHSFIVVFAHEGPITAGLTPLIPVVRWNDCVTDTEEFLVPPLRDFVRRDAVVVEGRESTAHLAEMLHLHSLAGGR from the coding sequence ATGGCTGATACACTTTCACCGTGGGATCGTATCAATCGTTTTTACCACATCACCCGTAAACCTATCCATCTCTTCGTCGCGTATCACGCTGATGCGGCTGCCGCCTCCCTCACCCTCACGTCCCTGCTAAAGGCGTGCTTCATTCCCTTCAACCTCCATCCTATCGCCGAGTATGCCGAGGCTCGGGATATTATTCAGCGCACGAGCCTCGCTCAGGATGCAGAGCTGCAGGTTGGCGATGCAGCACCCGTAGATGAATTATTTCTTCTCATTGGACTTGGTGCTTCAGTGGCGTTATTCTCTTTCTTCGACTTGCAGCGGCACATTGTTTTGGTTCTTGATTCATATCGACCGTTTCTATTGGAAAATTTACGTGCATGCGACAGCGATCGATTGGTGATATGgggacaagaaaaaattcaCGAGGAAGTAGATGATTTCTTTCGTACTCAGCGTGAGCAAGAGAAGGCACGTCGCCGACGCCGCCGTAGACGCCAAATGCACCGTAGAAGAGTCCGTCAGCATGCTGAAGGGGATGTtgaggaagatgaagttAGCGATGAGGCAAGCAGTAGCGACGACGACGACGATGATGAGAATGACGACGagtatggtgatgatgatgagatGACTCCCTCGCAAAGTCAGGAGCGGCTCGACTGGTTGAGAGAAGATGTTCCCGCACATTTGGAACGACTGTATTATGCTGCGGAGTGTGCTGGGAAGAGCTGTGCGCTAGAGATGTACGACTTGGCGATACTGTTGAATCGTGTTAAGGAACCTGTGTTGTGGCATGCTGCATTGGGTGTATGTGACTTATTTAAGCGTCGTCTGGTGGATTATGGCACGTATATTACAGACATGCGTCGAATCCACAATGAAGTGAAGCTGCGCAAAGGCATCCGTCACGGGCTTCTTGACGACCTAACCAATGATACAGTCAACCGGTACCACAAACAGGTCTCATCTAGCAACACTATGCAGCTCTCTAGTTTAGAAGAAGATCAACTTTTCTTACTGCGACACCTTTCATTGTGGAACGCCATGTGGCTCCATCCCGTTGTTGCTGGTCTACTTTCCCTGCATCGCGTGGAAGAGGGTTTGGGAACCCTCCGCCAGCTGTTGGCTCGCTGCGGTGTGTCAGCCAAGGTTGCCCAACAACCATGGCGGGAGCTTCCAGACGATGTGAAAAAAGACTCATGCCAACTAGTACGTAACGAACTCAAGCAACTGCTGCGCACGCGGGGTAGTTTTATTAAAAACCCGATACAAATTCAATGCGTGGCGCGCACAACAGGTTACAGTGTTGAAGTATCTACGTTTGATATCTGCACACTGTTCACAGCATTGCTATCGGCCGCGCCACCAAGCACCATATACACCACGTCGAAGGATGAAACTACcatgaaggaaaagttgaGGGAGTTCCGCCGTGAACAATTCTGGCGCGCCCACGACATAATAGACGCTGACCCCAATTCTCCAGCATTTGGAGCAGCTGTAAAAGAGGCTCAGGCTCTACATGAGTCGGTGGCAACGGCTACAAGTGCACTAATGCAACCCGGAATGATGCAAAGCACCAAAGGGATTCATTATACACAACCTGCCGACCCGACGAACACATCAACCGCATTGGAGACTTTCGGTTGTCCATTTCGTCTCGGTGTATTAGTTGAGAGACTGCTCTACACCTTGACTGTTGAGCGCGGGCTTGGGAAGTACACACGTGATGTGCGGCCTGTACTCCTGTCATGTTACATTCCTCGGTTTACTGCTGCTCcagagcaacaacaacagcagcagcaacatcagcagcaacaacaacaagcagAACATTCCTTTATTGTGGTGTTCGCTCACGAGGGTCCCATCACGGCTGGACTTACGCCACTTATTCCCGTTGTTCGTTGGAATGACTGCGTAACTGACACAGAAGAATTTCTTGTACCCCCGCTCCGGGATTTCGTTAGACGGGACGCAGTTGTTGTGGAGGGGCGAGAATCTACTGCACACTTAGCGGAGATGTTGCACCTTCACTCCCTCGCTGGCGGGCGCTGA
- a CDS encoding UDP-galactose 4-epimerase has protein sequence MRVLVCGGAGYIGSHFVRALLRDTNHSVVIVDSLVGTHGKSDHVETRENVARKLQQSDGPKPPWADRYAALEVGDVRNEDFLNGVFTRHGPIDAVVHMCAFLAVGESVRDPLKYYDNNVVGILRLLQAMLLHKCDKIIFSSSAAIFGNPTKGSVSTNAEPIDINAKKSPESPYGESKLIAERMIRDCAEAYGIKGICLRYFNACGAHEDGDIGEHYQGSTHLIPIILGRVMSDIAPDQRLTIHEDASTDKRMPIFGTDYPTPDGTCVRDYVHVCDLASAHILALDYVEKLGPNDKSKYFSVFNLGTSRGYSVREVIEVARKTTGHPIPVRECGRREGDPAYLVAASDKAREVLGWKPKYDTLEAIMETSWKFQRTHPNGYASQENGTPGGRTTKL, from the coding sequence ATGCGCGTTTTGGTTTGTGGAGGCGCAGGTTACATTGGAAGCCACTTCGTGCGGGCTCTTTTGCGCGACACGAACCACAGTGTTGTCATCGTTGACTCGCTTGTGGGGACGCATGGGAAAAGCGACCATGTGGAAACCAGGGAAAATGTAGCGCGGAAGTTGCAACAAAGTGATGGACCGAAGCCGCCGTGGGCGGATCGATACGCCGCACTGGAGGTGGGAGACGTGCGTAACGAAGACTTCCTTAACGGCGTTTTCACTCGCCATGGTCCTATCGATGCTGTTGTCCACATGTGTGCTTTCCTTGCCGTTGGTGAGAGTGTGAGAGATCCACTAAAGTATTATGACAACAATGTGGTTGGTATTCTAAGGTTGCTTCAAGCGATGTTGTTACACAAGTGCGACAAAATCATCTTCTCCAGTAGTGCCGCCATTTTTGGCAACCCAACAAAGGGCTCCGTGTCCACAAACGCAGAACCCATCGATATTAACGCCAAAAAGAGCCCAGAAAGTCCATATGGCGAGTCGAAACTTATTGCGGAGAGGATGATAAGGGATTGCGCGGAAGCATACGGGATTAAAGGCATTTGCCTCCGTTACTTCAATGCCTGTGGAGCGCACGAGGATGGAGATATCGGTGAGCACTACCAAGGCTCCACGCATCTAATCCCTATAATCTTGGGTAGGGTAATGAGCGACATCGCACCGGATCAAAGATTAACAATTCACGAGGATGCGTCAACTGACAAGAGAATGCCCATATTTGGTACAGACTATCCTACACCCGACGGCACGTGTGTACGGGACTACGTTCACGTGTGTGATCTTGCGTCGGCTCACATATTAGCTCTTGATTACGTGGAGAAACTGGGACCGAATGACAAGTCCAAGTACTTCTCTGTGTTTAACCTTGGCACTTCGCGGGGGTACTCCGTGCGTGAGGTTATAGAAGTGGCGCGCAAGACTACTGGGCACCCGATTCCGGTGCGTGAGTGTGGCCGTCGGGAGGGGGACCCGGCGTATCTTGTGGCTGCCAGCGATAAGGCACGGGAGGTGCTGGGCTGGAAACCAAAATACGACACTCTCGAGGCCATCATGGAAACATCCTGGAAGTTTCAGCGCACTCACCCTAATGGGTACGCATCGCAGGAAAATGGAACGCCAGGGGGAAGGACCACTAAGTTGTAA